A single genomic interval of Comamonas sp. 26 harbors:
- the garD gene encoding galactarate dehydratase — protein sequence MSTPAPLSISMHPSDNVAIIANDGGLPAGTVLPSGLVLVDKVPQAHKVALVDIPEGGVIRRYNVVIGYALKPIPAGSWVHERLLQMPEARSLEGLPIATVKPPELLPLEGYTFEGYRNADGTVGTRNILAITTTVQCVAGVLDFAVSRIKAELLPRYPNVDDVVGLEHSYGCGVAIDAVGAEIPQRTLRNISHNPNFGGEVMVVSLGCEKLQPERLLPPGSFPIVDKREPELDVVCLQDEAYVGFMSMIDSIMERAKAHLERLNARQRETVPASTLVVGVQCGGSDAFSGVTANPAVGFCTDLLVRAGATVMFSEVTEVRDGIDQLTSRASTSEVAEAMIEEMAWYDAYLDKGKVDRSANTTPGNKKGGLSNIVEKAMGSIIKSGTAPITGVLSPGQRLADRGIARGLVYAATPASDFICGTLQLAAGMNLHVFTTGRGTPYGLAQVPVIKVATRSDLARRWHDLMDVNAGRIADGQATIEEIGWEMFRLMLDVASGRKKTWAEQWKLHNALVLFNPAPVT from the coding sequence ATGAGTACCCCTGCCCCACTTTCCATCAGCATGCACCCGTCCGACAACGTGGCCATCATCGCCAATGACGGCGGCCTGCCTGCCGGCACCGTACTGCCAAGCGGCCTGGTGCTGGTCGACAAAGTGCCGCAGGCCCACAAGGTGGCACTGGTGGACATTCCCGAGGGCGGTGTAATACGCCGCTACAACGTGGTCATAGGCTATGCGCTCAAGCCCATCCCGGCCGGCAGTTGGGTGCACGAACGCTTGCTGCAGATGCCTGAGGCGCGCTCGCTGGAGGGCCTGCCCATTGCCACGGTCAAGCCGCCCGAATTGTTGCCGCTTGAGGGTTACACCTTCGAGGGCTACCGCAATGCCGACGGCACGGTGGGGACGCGCAACATCTTGGCCATCACCACCACGGTGCAATGCGTGGCAGGTGTGCTCGACTTTGCTGTGAGCCGCATCAAGGCCGAGTTGCTGCCGCGCTACCCGAACGTCGATGACGTAGTCGGCCTGGAACACAGCTACGGCTGCGGCGTGGCCATCGATGCCGTGGGCGCCGAGATACCGCAGCGCACCTTGCGCAACATCAGCCACAACCCGAATTTTGGCGGCGAGGTGATGGTGGTCAGCCTGGGTTGTGAGAAGCTGCAGCCAGAGCGCCTGCTGCCGCCGGGCAGTTTTCCCATCGTCGATAAACGCGAACCAGAGCTGGATGTGGTCTGCCTGCAGGACGAGGCCTATGTGGGCTTTATGTCCATGATCGACTCCATCATGGAACGTGCCAAGGCCCATCTGGAGCGCCTCAATGCGCGCCAGCGCGAGACCGTGCCTGCCAGCACACTGGTCGTGGGTGTGCAATGCGGCGGCAGCGATGCCTTCAGCGGCGTCACGGCCAACCCGGCCGTGGGTTTTTGCACCGACTTGCTGGTGCGCGCTGGTGCCACCGTGATGTTCAGCGAGGTGACCGAGGTGCGCGATGGGATTGACCAACTGACCTCGCGCGCATCCACCTCCGAAGTGGCAGAGGCCATGATCGAAGAGATGGCCTGGTATGACGCCTATCTCGACAAGGGCAAGGTGGACCGCAGCGCCAACACCACGCCGGGCAACAAAAAAGGCGGCCTATCCAACATTGTCGAAAAAGCCATGGGCTCCATCATCAAGAGCGGCACGGCCCCCATCACGGGCGTGTTGTCGCCGGGCCAGCGTCTGGCAGATCGTGGCATAGCGCGCGGCCTAGTCTATGCAGCCACACCTGCCAGCGACTTTATCTGCGGCACCCTGCAACTGGCGGCGGGCATGAATCTGCATGTCTTCACCACGGGCCGGGGCACGCCTTACGGTCTGGCTCAGGTGCCGGTGATCAAGGTCGCCACGCGCAGTGACCTGGCGCGGCGCTGGCATGACCTGATGGATGTGAACGCCGGACGCATCGCCGACGGCCAAGCCACCATCGAAGAGATAGGCTGGGAAATGTTCAGACTGATGCTGGATGTGGCCAGCGGCAGAAAAAAAACCTGGGCCGAGCAGTGGAAGCTGCACAACGCCCTGGTGCTGTTCAACCCCGCGCCGGTGACCTGA
- a CDS encoding tripartite tricarboxylate transporter substrate binding protein: MQRRTLIQRTLAASTLLLGAPLVATPAMAQGNWPSGKPIIYMVPFPPGGNTDTLARVISQSLGKALGTSVVIENKGGAGGSVGSALAARAPADGYTILGGTISSHAINVSLYSKLDYDPVKSFTPVAMLGSGPLVLVVPASSPYKTLADVLAASKAKAGAGGLSSASPGSGTSNHMALELLAYQTGVKFTHVPYKGSGPAVQDVIGGQVDMMFDTALVVGPHIQSGKLRPIAVSSSKRLESLPDVPTIAEAGEKGFDMSSWQAVFAPAGTPKPVVDRLHAEIMKIVATPEVQARLKNFGMLPSSMTPAELADYQKAEVAKWAKVIKAAGIKAE, translated from the coding sequence ATGCAACGCCGCACACTGATCCAACGCACTCTCGCCGCCAGCACCCTGCTGCTCGGCGCACCACTTGTCGCCACGCCCGCCATGGCACAGGGCAACTGGCCCTCGGGAAAGCCCATCATTTACATGGTGCCCTTTCCGCCCGGCGGCAATACAGACACCCTGGCGCGCGTGATTTCCCAGTCTCTAGGCAAAGCGCTAGGCACCTCGGTGGTCATAGAAAACAAGGGCGGAGCTGGTGGCAGCGTGGGCTCGGCCCTGGCCGCGCGCGCACCGGCCGACGGCTACACCATCCTGGGCGGCACCATCAGCTCGCATGCCATCAATGTGAGCCTTTATTCCAAGCTGGACTACGACCCCGTCAAGTCCTTCACGCCCGTGGCCATGCTGGGCTCGGGCCCCCTGGTCCTCGTGGTGCCGGCTTCCAGCCCCTACAAGACACTGGCCGACGTGCTGGCCGCCAGCAAGGCCAAGGCGGGCGCGGGCGGTTTGTCTTCGGCCTCGCCCGGCAGCGGTACCTCCAACCACATGGCACTGGAGCTGCTGGCCTACCAGACCGGTGTGAAATTCACGCATGTGCCCTACAAGGGCAGCGGCCCGGCCGTGCAGGACGTAATCGGCGGACAGGTTGACATGATGTTCGACACCGCGCTGGTCGTCGGTCCGCATATCCAGTCCGGCAAGCTGCGCCCCATCGCCGTGAGCAGTTCCAAGCGCCTGGAATCATTGCCCGATGTGCCCACCATTGCCGAGGCTGGTGAAAAAGGTTTCGACATGAGCTCCTGGCAGGCCGTGTTCGCACCCGCAGGAACGCCCAAGCCCGTCGTGGATCGCCTGCATGCCGAGATCATGAAGATCGTCGCCACCCCCGAAGTCCAGGCCCGTCTCAAGAACTTCGGCATGCTGCCTTCCAGCATGACGCCGGCCGAGCTGGCCGACTACCAGAAGGCCGAAGTGGCCAAGTGGGCCAAGGTGATCAAGGCAGCGGGAATTAAAGCGGAATGA
- a CDS encoding glucarate dehydratase family protein: MSTSHQIRHIRITPIAFRDPPLLNAAGIHEPWALRSIIEIETASGLVGINESYGDLPMLEALAKVAPALVGLSPWALTEMEVRVAALVTPPRLTASEFLGQQVSLAPGTHVSKTVAKVVSAFEVAMLDLQGQMAGAPIVDLLGGAARDRVPFSAYLFYKYAEHIDKPYAADPWGEALQPQQLVAQARRMIDQYGFQSIKLKAGTLPPEQEAAGILALAEAFPGLPLRIDPNGNWTVETSLKIVQQLRGVLEYYEDPAPGLDGMAAVARECEVPLATNMVVTDFAEFRRNADMGCPVKIVLSDHHYWGGLRATQRLSTLCRTFDLGLSMHSNSHLGVSLVAMTHLCASVPLLTYACDTHYPWQDEEVVEGGRLQFEQGSLRVPTTPGLGVTLDREALARLHDNYLHCGIRNRDDLGQMRKYDPSFTGKQPRF; this comes from the coding sequence ATGAGCACTTCACACCAGATTCGCCATATCCGCATCACGCCCATTGCCTTCCGTGATCCGCCGCTGCTCAATGCGGCCGGCATCCACGAGCCCTGGGCGCTGCGCTCCATCATCGAGATCGAGACGGCCTCGGGCCTGGTCGGCATCAACGAAAGCTATGGCGATCTGCCCATGCTGGAGGCTCTGGCCAAGGTGGCTCCAGCCCTGGTCGGCCTGTCACCCTGGGCGCTCACCGAAATGGAAGTACGCGTTGCCGCTCTGGTGACGCCGCCCAGGCTGACGGCCTCGGAATTCCTGGGCCAGCAAGTGTCGCTGGCACCAGGCACCCATGTGTCCAAGACCGTGGCCAAGGTAGTCAGCGCCTTTGAGGTCGCCATGCTGGACCTGCAGGGCCAGATGGCGGGGGCGCCCATCGTGGACCTGCTGGGTGGCGCGGCGCGCGATCGCGTGCCGTTCTCGGCCTATCTGTTCTACAAGTACGCCGAGCACATCGACAAGCCGTATGCCGCCGATCCCTGGGGCGAAGCGCTGCAGCCGCAGCAACTGGTGGCTCAGGCCCGGCGCATGATCGACCAATACGGTTTTCAGAGCATCAAGCTCAAGGCCGGCACGCTACCGCCCGAGCAAGAAGCCGCAGGCATTCTGGCGCTGGCCGAGGCTTTCCCGGGCCTGCCGCTGCGTATCGACCCCAACGGTAACTGGACCGTGGAGACCAGCCTGAAGATCGTGCAGCAGCTGCGCGGCGTGCTCGAATATTACGAAGACCCGGCCCCCGGCCTGGATGGCATGGCCGCCGTGGCTCGCGAGTGCGAGGTGCCGCTGGCCACCAATATGGTGGTGACGGACTTTGCCGAATTCCGCCGCAACGCAGACATGGGCTGCCCCGTGAAAATCGTGCTCAGCGATCACCATTACTGGGGCGGGCTGCGCGCCACGCAGCGCCTGTCCACCTTGTGCCGCACCTTCGATCTGGGCTTGTCCATGCACAGCAACTCCCATCTGGGCGTGAGCCTTGTGGCCATGACGCATTTGTGCGCCAGCGTGCCCCTGCTGACCTATGCCTGCGACACCCACTACCCCTGGCAGGACGAAGAGGTGGTCGAAGGCGGCCGCCTGCAGTTCGAGCAAGGCAGCCTGCGCGTGCCCACCACGCCGGGCCTGGGCGTGACGCTGGACCGCGAAGCACTAGCCCGCCTGCACGACAACTATCTGCACTGCGGCATCCGCAACCGCGATGACCTGGGGCAGATGCGCAAATACGACCCGTCCTTCACGGGCAAGCAGCCCCGTTTCTAA